The following are encoded in a window of Ignicoccus islandicus DSM 13165 genomic DNA:
- a CDS encoding 4Fe-4S binding protein → MINIEKLKKSLKGRPPRGKYTFLRRFLQLSLLTLFTTQALFHGYFIEGSFASSKTLLDLALSVFFVIASYHFWKATLSLSKESGKVKYLGLIGGSLATIGAILALYSLFTGLGLDVTAIIRVGTKQEPKEVLNYTGIAAWITFILGGTLYLGYLWRISKEGAGLLKFSMNASAIFLAMAVVTFLITENLLVVLGSTAAVAAAISFGLYAEEMVTKDERIKRLAYALGITSIALGVLTLVSYFVSLKNVGTFYYPMMDPIAWIEYLAASRGFTLESVIAVLVVVFLYSVLGRFFCGWVCPMDLLFSIFEKKLNMPRDPPQIRFHKATTLEKVVPIAFALAYVVLSYVFAMPFFTNMSPVAGTTKFGAFVVAVLANVPAAFVGSIIAYGYTTLFALVVNVIAEKVFKIKRFWCRFVCPIGALYGFVMNKYSPLRIRIVNEKKCTRCNLCSMACPMSIDIVDYINRNKDIDDYRCFHCGRCVEVCPYGVLSLSFFKKEEK, encoded by the coding sequence ATGATCAATATAGAGAAATTGAAAAAGAGTTTGAAGGGTAGGCCACCTAGAGGTAAGTACACCTTCTTGCGAAGGTTCTTACAGCTATCCCTCCTCACGTTATTTACTACCCAAGCGTTGTTCCACGGTTACTTCATAGAAGGTAGCTTCGCCTCGAGCAAGACCTTACTCGACTTAGCTCTTTCCGTGTTCTTCGTCATTGCATCCTATCACTTCTGGAAGGCCACTCTATCTCTAAGTAAAGAATCTGGTAAGGTGAAATACCTAGGGCTAATAGGGGGGAGTCTAGCAACTATAGGCGCAATACTTGCCCTTTACTCCTTGTTCACAGGATTGGGTTTAGACGTAACAGCTATCATAAGGGTAGGAACCAAGCAAGAGCCTAAGGAAGTGTTAAATTATACGGGAATAGCTGCTTGGATTACCTTCATACTTGGAGGTACGCTCTACCTGGGTTACCTCTGGAGAATAAGTAAAGAGGGGGCGGGGTTACTGAAGTTCAGCATGAACGCCTCAGCAATATTCCTTGCAATGGCCGTCGTAACGTTCTTAATTACTGAAAACTTATTGGTTGTACTCGGGTCTACTGCTGCAGTTGCCGCTGCTATAAGCTTCGGACTTTACGCAGAGGAAATGGTAACTAAAGACGAGAGGATAAAGAGATTAGCGTATGCTCTCGGCATAACTTCAATCGCACTAGGCGTGTTAACGTTAGTGTCCTATTTCGTTAGTTTGAAGAACGTTGGAACGTTCTACTATCCAATGATGGATCCGATAGCGTGGATTGAGTACCTTGCTGCTTCAAGAGGTTTCACTTTAGAATCCGTTATTGCTGTCTTGGTAGTAGTTTTCCTCTACAGCGTTCTAGGAAGGTTCTTCTGCGGATGGGTTTGCCCCATGGACTTACTATTCTCAATATTTGAAAAGAAACTCAACATGCCTAGGGACCCCCCTCAAATAAGGTTCCACAAGGCTACGACTCTCGAGAAGGTAGTACCGATAGCTTTCGCCTTAGCTTACGTAGTACTGAGCTACGTCTTTGCGATGCCGTTCTTTACGAACATGTCACCAGTTGCTGGAACGACTAAGTTCGGAGCGTTCGTAGTTGCCGTCCTGGCAAACGTACCAGCTGCGTTCGTTGGTTCCATAATAGCTTACGGGTACACTACTCTCTTCGCGCTAGTAGTCAACGTAATTGCTGAGAAAGTATTCAAAATAAAGAGGTTCTGGTGCAGGTTCGTTTGTCCTATAGGCGCGCTCTACGGGTTCGTGATGAATAAATACAGTCCGTTGAGAATAAGGATAGTAAATGAGAAAAAGTGTACTAGGTGCAACCTATGCAGCATGGCATGTCCTATGAGTATTGATATAGTAGATTACATAAACAGAAATAAAGACATCGACGATTATCGCTGCTTCCATTGCGGAAGGTGCGTTGAGGTATGTCCATACGGCGTTCTGTCCTTGAGCTTCTTCAAAAAGGAAGAAAAGTAA
- a CDS encoding 4Fe-4S dicluster domain-containing protein: MGDANNRRRFLKGIIAASALALLSPPVIYSLNKEEKKVPKVWYEPFILEKNDRYEMYKALGYVIEKDGKRYAANPVLPDKPLVYMKPYHEDRFELEPPGAFKLTERCIRCSLCYFACMRDGNHTIRLGTIKDGSKKVGVPIVWNLMDYPCTLCMSCAKACPTGALEEIEPKKVKMGIALIDPDLCWAWNSGDCYSCAKACPYGSEVFKFTFNEFGVHTEVIPERCTGCGQCIPACPVVGAAIHVYPKEVYEERVKNFKNTGMSYEEYTKLIKKIENEDPEKATWRYTINADYIINKRGLIKEKIVSEF; the protein is encoded by the coding sequence GTGGGGGATGCTAATAATAGGAGAAGGTTCCTTAAGGGTATTATTGCTGCATCAGCTCTGGCGCTCCTCTCCCCACCCGTAATATACTCCTTAAATAAGGAAGAGAAGAAAGTGCCGAAAGTTTGGTACGAACCATTTATTTTAGAGAAAAACGATAGGTATGAAATGTACAAAGCCTTGGGTTATGTAATTGAAAAAGACGGTAAGAGGTATGCGGCTAATCCTGTACTCCCAGATAAGCCGCTCGTGTACATGAAGCCCTACCACGAAGATAGGTTCGAGTTAGAACCCCCAGGCGCCTTCAAGTTAACTGAAAGATGTATCAGATGTAGCCTCTGTTACTTCGCGTGCATGAGGGACGGAAACCATACAATACGATTAGGTACCATAAAGGACGGCTCTAAGAAGGTCGGCGTTCCAATTGTGTGGAACCTAATGGACTACCCATGTACTCTATGTATGAGCTGTGCGAAAGCTTGTCCGACCGGAGCCCTAGAGGAAATAGAACCAAAGAAAGTCAAAATGGGAATTGCTCTGATCGACCCTGACCTATGCTGGGCATGGAACAGCGGCGACTGTTACAGTTGCGCGAAGGCTTGCCCCTACGGTAGCGAAGTCTTCAAGTTCACCTTCAACGAGTTCGGAGTACACACCGAAGTCATACCGGAAAGGTGCACCGGTTGTGGTCAATGCATTCCAGCTTGTCCAGTAGTAGGGGCTGCCATACACGTGTATCCTAAGGAAGTATATGAAGAAAGAGTGAAGAACTTCAAGAACACGGGCATGAGTTACGAGGAATACACTAAATTGATTAAAAAGATAGAAAACGAGGACCCAGAGAAAGCAACGTGGAGATACACGATTAACGCCGATTACATTATCAATAAGAGGGGTCTAATTAAGGAGAAGATAGTTAGCGAGTTCTGA
- a CDS encoding 4Fe-4S dicluster domain-containing protein: protein MKPVMVIDLNLCTGCGACTAACLAENSYKGEKGERPNVIYSLISKYLPIKLYKGRPLKEILKEAKGNPEILNLFEPRTKIVRVEEGEYPNVNVLLWHKMCVHCDDAPCVSVCPTAATYQTKEGIVLVNKEKCILCGACIVACPYGARSVDPSSYTVDKCTFCYHRITKGQKPACVETCPTGARMFGDLDDPNDPIREKVREGVLGTPKGPKEESGKLYFILPSRKV, encoded by the coding sequence TTGAAGCCTGTAATGGTAATTGATCTGAACCTATGTACCGGTTGCGGTGCTTGCACAGCAGCTTGCCTTGCAGAAAACTCATATAAAGGCGAAAAGGGAGAGAGACCTAACGTAATATACTCCCTAATATCCAAGTACTTACCCATAAAACTATACAAAGGACGACCCCTCAAGGAGATACTCAAAGAAGCTAAGGGCAATCCCGAAATACTGAATCTGTTCGAACCACGAACGAAGATAGTTAGGGTAGAAGAAGGGGAATACCCAAACGTAAACGTGTTACTGTGGCACAAAATGTGCGTCCATTGCGACGACGCTCCATGCGTATCAGTTTGCCCAACGGCCGCGACCTACCAAACGAAAGAGGGAATAGTCTTAGTTAATAAAGAGAAATGCATTCTCTGCGGTGCGTGCATTGTAGCGTGTCCATACGGTGCGAGGAGCGTGGATCCAAGCAGCTACACTGTAGATAAATGTACATTCTGCTATCATAGAATAACTAAAGGCCAGAAACCAGCGTGCGTGGAAACGTGTCCAACGGGAGCTAGAATGTTCGGTGACCTAGACGATCCTAACGATCCAATTAGAGAAAAAGTGAGGGAAGGAGTTCTGGGAACGCCTAAAGGTCCTAAAGAAGAAAGCGGTAAGCTTTACTTCATACTTCCGTCTCGCAAGGTCTAA